One Candidatus Devosia phytovorans genomic window carries:
- the cyoA gene encoding ubiquinol oxidase subunit II: MSRFAKSPAAVLTPFLLAGCTMAPSGDVAMQQRDLILIATFLMLLIIIPVMVLVVVFARKYRHGNTKARYEPDWDHSTQLELVIWAAPLLIIICLGAVTWVNTHLLDPYRELGRIRPGEAVAANVEPLLVQVVALDWKWLFIYPQYDVATINELVAPVDRPIKFELTSDTVMNAFYVPSLAGMIYAMPGMQTQLHAVINEPGEYKGIAAHYSGHGFSGMHFKFHGVDNAGFDQWVADVRGSGDMLNRQRYFDVEARSENNPVQHFAGVENGLFTAIVNMCVELDKMCQNEMMAIDASGGSESGAHNMAPALYSGGDARLQEVLGVRRTYVGAICTPEEAIATTAAIPSIPAPNPAPLKGLGLNRPSVMTADHREVFDWLAGKVASIESNASSAL; encoded by the coding sequence ATGTCTCGCTTTGCCAAAAGCCCCGCTGCTGTTTTGACTCCATTTTTGCTCGCCGGGTGCACCATGGCACCCTCGGGCGACGTGGCCATGCAGCAACGCGATCTCATCCTGATCGCAACCTTCCTGATGCTGCTGATCATCATTCCGGTGATGGTCCTGGTGGTGGTGTTTGCCCGCAAATACCGCCATGGCAACACCAAGGCGCGTTACGAGCCGGACTGGGATCACTCGACGCAGCTCGAACTGGTGATCTGGGCAGCGCCGCTGCTCATCATCATCTGCTTGGGCGCCGTGACCTGGGTGAACACCCATCTGCTCGATCCCTATCGCGAGCTCGGACGCATACGCCCCGGCGAGGCTGTGGCGGCAAACGTCGAGCCCCTGCTGGTTCAGGTCGTCGCCCTGGACTGGAAATGGCTGTTCATCTACCCGCAGTATGACGTGGCGACGATCAACGAGCTGGTGGCGCCGGTCGACCGGCCGATCAAGTTCGAGCTGACCTCCGACACGGTGATGAATGCCTTCTATGTGCCTTCGCTGGCCGGCATGATCTATGCCATGCCAGGCATGCAGACGCAGCTCCATGCCGTGATCAACGAGCCTGGCGAATACAAGGGCATCGCCGCCCACTATAGCGGCCACGGCTTCTCTGGCATGCATTTCAAGTTCCACGGCGTGGACAATGCCGGGTTCGACCAGTGGGTCGCCGATGTGCGCGGCTCTGGCGACATGCTCAACCGCCAGCGTTATTTCGACGTCGAGGCACGCAGCGAGAACAATCCGGTGCAGCATTTCGCCGGCGTCGAGAACGGGCTGTTCACGGCCATCGTCAATATGTGCGTCGAGCTCGACAAGATGTGCCAGAACGAAATGATGGCCATCGATGCCAGCGGCGGTAGCGAATCCGGGGCGCATAATATGGCGCCGGCGCTCTATTCGGGCGGCGATGCACGCCTGCAGGAAGTGCTGGGCGTTCGCCGCACTTATGTGGGCGCCATCTGCACCCCCGAGGAAGCCATCGCCACGACGGCTGCCATTCCCTCCATCCCCGCTCCCAATCCGGCGCCGCTCAAGGGCCTGGGCCTCAATCGCCCCAGTGTCATGACCGCCGAC